The Elaeis guineensis isolate ETL-2024a chromosome 14, EG11, whole genome shotgun sequence genome has a segment encoding these proteins:
- the LOC105057793 gene encoding GDSL esterase/lipase At1g54790: MVPMAKFLASILLLIPFAFADVSFNYPAVFNFGDSNSDTGVRIAAGLESLELPNGQTYFRRPAGRFCDGRLIIDFLMDAMDMPFLNAYLDSVGAPSFQKGCNFAAAGSAILPATASSVSPFSFGIQVAQFFRFKDRVLELLGEGNKYTRYIPMVDFFSQGLYMFDIGQNDLAGAFYSKTEDQVIASIPTILVEFETGLKQLYNQGARRFWIHNTGPLGCLPQNIATFGKDPLKLDELGCVNAHNRAAKLFNLQLHALCTKLQGQFADANVTYIDIFSIKYNLVANFSRYGFEHPTTACCGYGGPPLNYDSRIPCGQTKIFNGSSVTAKGCNDTTEYVSWDGIHYTEAGNLHVSSQILTGKYSDPPFSDKMPFLLKLKF; this comes from the exons ATGGTTCCAATGGCTAAATTCCTCGCCTCAATCTTATTACTTATCCCCTTTGCCTTTGCTGATGTCAGTTTTAACTACCCAGCCGTCTTCAACTTCGGCGACTCCAATTCCGACACCGGCGTCCGCATCGCCGCCGGCCTCGAGAGCCTCGAGCTGCCTAATGGTCAGACCTACTTCCGCCGGCCGGCCGGACGGTTCTGCGATGGCCGACTCATCATCGACTTCCTCA tgGATGCTATGGATATGCCATTCCTTAATGCCTATCTGGATTCTGTTGGTGCACCAAGTTTCCAGAAAGGTTGCAACTTTGCTGCAGCTGGGTCTGCAATACTTCCAGCAACAGCATCATCTGTCAGCCCATTTTCATTTGGCATTCAAGTTGCTCAGTTCTTTCGATTTAAAGACCGAGTTCTTGAGTTGCTAGGTGAAG GGAACAAATATACCAGATATATTCCTATGGTTGATTTCTTCAGTCAAGGACTTTACATGTTTGACATAGGACAAAATGACCTTGCTGGCGCATTCTATTCCAAAACAGAGGACCAAGTTATTGCTTCTATCCCAACAATACTGGTGGAGTTTGAAACTGGACTTAAG CAATTATATAACCAAGGTGCAAGGAGATTTTGGATTCATAATACTGGTCCACTTGGGTGCTTACCTCAGAACATAGCCACTTTTGGCAAAGATCCATTGAAGCTGGATGAGCTTGGATGTGTGAATGCTCACAACCGTGCTGCTAAGCTTTTCAATCTGCAGCTTCATGCACTTTGCACAAAATTGCAGGGTCAATTTGCAGATGCAAATGTTACTTATATTGACATCTTCTCCATAAAATACAACCTTGTTGCAAATTTTTCTCGATATG GGTTTGAGCATCCCACAACAGCTTGCTGTGGATATGGGGGGCCACCATTGAATTATGATAGTCGAATCCCATGTGGACAAACAAAGATTTTTAATGGGAGCTCAGTAACAGCAAAAGGGTGCAATGATACTACTGAGTATGTTAGTTGGGATGGAATACATTATACTGAGGCTGGAAATCTTCatgtttcatcacaaatactcacTGGGAAGTACTCTGATCCGCCATTCTCAGATAAAATGCCTTTCCTTCTCAAACTAAAGTTTTGA